The following coding sequences are from one Sphingobium sp. RAC03 window:
- the kdpA gene encoding potassium-transporting ATPase subunit KdpA, which translates to MFTAILTIILIVGGAALLSWPLGHYMAALFSGRFARADGLFVRVAGRAPQQDWKHYSVALLAFNALMFVFVFALLATQHWLPLNPDGQTAASVDLVFNTAASFTTNTNLQHYSGESSWSYLAQLGGLMWLQFVSAATGIAALAALARGIAGQASMGNFFLDLQRATFCVLLPLAILVALALALSGVPMTFEGAAHATTLEGVAQTIARGPAAAFVAIKQLGTNGGGFFGPNSTHPLENPNFWSNGFSMIAIITIPMACVWMFGRIIGRMKHAGVIFAVMLAFLLLKIGGSVAFEAAPTQAFVHLPVMQDVGNLEGKELRLGATTGPLWAVLTTSTSNGSVAAMHDSLNPLTGLMPMIGMWLNATFGGVGVGMINMFLYIVVAVFIAGMMVGRTPEYLGHKVEGGEMRLAILALFSHALLILGGTALFAATTWGQATLHNVGAHGFSEILYEFSSAGANNGSGFEGLGDNRVPWNIATGLVMLIGRYLPIIVPLAIVGSLMAKKRSAESAGTLSVEGGSFGIMLVITILIFGALTFFPAAALGPIAEHVTLMR; encoded by the coding sequence ATGTTCACAGCCATTCTCACCATCATCCTGATCGTCGGCGGCGCGGCGCTGCTGTCCTGGCCGCTTGGCCACTATATGGCGGCGCTGTTTTCGGGGCGCTTCGCGCGCGCCGATGGCCTGTTTGTGCGGGTTGCGGGGCGTGCGCCGCAGCAGGATTGGAAGCACTATTCGGTCGCGCTGCTGGCGTTCAACGCCCTGATGTTCGTGTTCGTTTTTGCACTTCTGGCGACACAACATTGGCTGCCGCTCAATCCCGATGGCCAGACCGCCGCATCGGTCGACCTGGTGTTCAATACCGCGGCGTCCTTCACCACCAACACCAATTTGCAGCATTATTCCGGTGAAAGCAGCTGGAGCTATCTGGCCCAGCTTGGCGGGCTGATGTGGCTGCAATTCGTGTCGGCTGCCACCGGGATCGCGGCCCTTGCGGCACTCGCACGCGGGATTGCCGGGCAAGCAAGCATGGGCAATTTCTTCCTCGACCTGCAACGCGCGACCTTTTGCGTGCTTTTGCCACTGGCGATCCTCGTCGCGCTGGCGCTGGCGCTGAGTGGCGTCCCGATGACCTTCGAAGGCGCGGCCCATGCAACGACGCTGGAGGGCGTAGCGCAGACAATCGCGCGCGGGCCTGCCGCCGCGTTTGTCGCGATCAAGCAATTGGGCACCAATGGCGGCGGTTTCTTTGGTCCCAACTCGACGCACCCGTTGGAAAACCCGAACTTCTGGTCGAACGGCTTTTCGATGATTGCCATCATCACCATTCCCATGGCCTGTGTGTGGATGTTCGGGCGGATCATCGGGCGGATGAAACATGCCGGCGTGATTTTCGCTGTCATGCTCGCCTTCCTACTGTTGAAGATTGGCGGATCAGTCGCCTTCGAGGCCGCGCCGACCCAGGCCTTCGTCCATCTGCCGGTGATGCAGGATGTCGGCAATCTGGAGGGCAAGGAATTGCGCCTTGGTGCCACGACCGGGCCGCTCTGGGCGGTGCTGACCACGTCGACCAGCAATGGATCGGTCGCGGCCATGCATGACAGCCTTAACCCCCTCACCGGCCTGATGCCGATGATCGGCATGTGGCTCAACGCCACCTTTGGCGGGGTTGGCGTGGGGATGATCAACATGTTCCTCTACATTGTGGTGGCGGTCTTCATCGCCGGGATGATGGTGGGCCGGACGCCCGAATATCTGGGTCACAAGGTCGAAGGCGGGGAAATGCGGCTCGCCATATTGGCACTGTTCAGCCACGCCCTGCTCATATTGGGTGGCACCGCCCTGTTCGCCGCAACCACCTGGGGACAGGCGACGCTGCACAACGTCGGCGCGCATGGCTTTTCCGAAATCCTCTACGAATTCAGCTCGGCGGGCGCGAATAACGGGTCAGGATTCGAAGGGTTGGGCGATAATAGGGTGCCTTGGAACATCGCCACCGGGCTGGTCATGCTGATCGGACGCTATCTGCCGATCATCGTGCCGCTGGCGATCGTTGGATCGCTGATGGCCAAGAAGCGCAGCGCCGAAAGCGCTGGCACGCTGAGCGTGGAGGGCGGCAGTTTCGGCATCATGCTGGTGATCACCATCCTAATCTTCGGCGCGCTGACCTTCTTCCCCGCCGCCGCGCTCGGCCCGATCGCCGAACATGTGACATTGATGCGCTAA
- a CDS encoding polyketide cyclase encodes MLPARTYSISIDRDWQALYDRIWRPEIFPKWASGLAESNLRQDGDRWLADGPEGPVAIRFTPHNAFGVMDHYVDTGNGKEIHVPLRVIANGHGAEVMLTLFRQPGMDDEMFARDAKWITRDLRALKAFAMA; translated from the coding sequence ATGCTGCCTGCACGCACCTACAGCATATCGATCGACCGGGATTGGCAGGCGCTCTACGACCGTATCTGGCGGCCGGAAATCTTCCCCAAATGGGCTTCCGGCCTTGCCGAATCCAATCTTCGCCAGGACGGCGATCGGTGGTTGGCCGATGGCCCGGAAGGTCCAGTGGCCATCCGCTTCACGCCGCATAATGCGTTCGGCGTGATGGATCATTATGTCGATACCGGGAACGGCAAGGAAATCCATGTCCCCTTGCGCGTCATCGCCAATGGCCATGGGGCGGAGGTGATGCTGACGCTGTTCCGTCAGCCCGGCATGGATGATGAGATGTTCGCTCGCGACGCCAAATGGATCACCCGCGACCTACGCGCGCTCAAGGCCTTCGCGATGGCGTAA
- a CDS encoding glycosyl hydrolase 53 family protein, translating to MTALTRRATLGLATLPLLTTPALAATKKTGARPGPFLIGADISWIPEDEAAGARYFVKDQQKDPILLLRDAGFNAIRLRIFVDPANGYSKREPDKAWAGLEQTVKLGRRVRDAGLYLVLSFHYSDTWADPEHQGVPAAWAGYDLPKLAKAVDAHTHDTLVAMRAGGAPVDMAVIGNETTFGILWPHGRVKLSTPTGNPITDANHAKVGQVGGFDAFAALLRAGIAGARRAEPTITIQLHNHLGRHWGIVREWTDALVARNVDFDVIGFSAYQQQRQGDWANSFDQFLKRYPGKGLLVAEYSSRKRYINDLVHALPDKRGWGTFIWEPTRHQEAIFDRNGENAGEGPKPDLLSQGINSAEAPGGLATAAPAPKPQPTGPMGVGGDYIANPLLDLYDRMAKDYRP from the coding sequence ATGACCGCTCTTACCCGCCGCGCCACGCTTGGCCTCGCCACACTGCCGTTACTGACCACGCCTGCGCTGGCCGCGACCAAGAAGACCGGCGCACGCCCCGGCCCTTTCCTGATCGGCGCGGACATCAGCTGGATTCCCGAAGATGAGGCCGCAGGGGCTCGCTATTTCGTGAAGGATCAGCAGAAGGACCCCATCCTCCTGTTGCGGGACGCAGGGTTCAACGCCATTCGCCTGCGCATCTTCGTCGATCCGGCGAATGGCTATTCGAAGCGGGAACCAGACAAGGCGTGGGCCGGGCTGGAACAGACTGTCAAACTCGGCCGCCGCGTCCGCGACGCGGGCCTGTATCTGGTTCTGAGCTTTCATTATAGCGACACTTGGGCAGACCCTGAGCATCAGGGCGTGCCCGCTGCTTGGGCAGGCTATGACCTGCCCAAGCTCGCCAAAGCCGTCGATGCCCACACGCATGACACGCTCGTCGCGATGCGCGCGGGCGGCGCGCCGGTCGATATGGCGGTGATCGGTAACGAAACGACCTTTGGCATATTATGGCCCCATGGCCGGGTGAAGCTGTCCACCCCGACCGGCAACCCCATTACCGACGCCAATCATGCCAAGGTCGGCCAGGTTGGTGGCTTCGATGCCTTCGCCGCCTTGTTGCGCGCCGGCATAGCGGGGGCGCGCCGCGCCGAACCGACCATCACCATCCAGTTGCACAATCATCTGGGCCGTCATTGGGGCATCGTGCGCGAATGGACCGATGCGCTGGTGGCCCGCAATGTCGATTTCGACGTCATCGGCTTTTCCGCCTATCAGCAGCAGCGACAGGGCGACTGGGCCAACAGCTTCGACCAGTTCCTCAAACGCTATCCGGGCAAAGGGCTGCTGGTCGCCGAATATTCCAGCCGCAAACGCTATATCAACGATCTGGTCCACGCCCTGCCGGACAAGCGCGGCTGGGGCACGTTCATCTGGGAACCGACCCGGCATCAGGAAGCAATCTTCGACCGCAATGGCGAGAATGCGGGCGAAGGCCCCAAACCCGACCTGCTGAGCCAAGGCATCAACAGCGCCGAAGCCCCCGGCGGCCTTGCCACCGCTGCGCCAGCGCCCAAGCCCCAACCGACAGGACCGATGGGCGTTGGCGGTGACTATATCGCCAATCCCCTGCTCGATCTCTATGATCGGATGGCGAAGGATTATCGACCGTGA
- the kdpB gene encoding potassium-transporting ATPase subunit KdpB — protein MAGTSLFERALLLPAVRDAFIKLDPRTLVRNPVMFTTAIVAMVATVILLRHMIAGTGDLAFEAQLIFWLWLTVLFGNFAEALAEGRGKAQAQSLRATKDQLVALRIGKNGATEEVPATLLRQGDVVLVTQGRQIPADGEVVAGVASVNEAAITGESAPVIREAGGDRSAVTAGTTVLSDQIQVKVTAEPGSGFLDRMIALVEGASRQKTPNEIALTILLTGLTLIFLVAVGTLPAFAAYAGGVLSVPVLIALFVALIPTTISGLLSAIGIAGMDRLIRFNVLAKSGRAVEAAGDIGTLLLDKTGTITIGDRQASEFVPLPGVAQADLIAAARIASLSDTTPEGRSIVTLAGDGDALPADAVPVGFTAQTRVSGIDLPGRSIRKGAVDAVLKLGDFPEDIVRALRKITDRIAQAGGTPLAVVENGRLLGAVHLKDVIKAGIRERFGELRRMGIRTVMITGDNPLTAAAIAAEAGVDDFLAEATPEDKLAYIRKEQAEGKLVAMCGDGTNDAPALAQSDVGVAMNTGTQAAREAGNMVDLDSDPTKLIEVVGIGKQLLMTRGALTTFSIANDVAKYFAILPAIFVVLYPSLGVLNLMGLANPSSAILSAIIFNALIIPLLVPLALRGVAYRPMPAASQLLHNLGIYGAGGVIAPFIGIKLIDLAVAGLGLV, from the coding sequence ATGGCCGGCACCTCGCTGTTCGAGCGCGCACTGCTGCTGCCTGCGGTGCGCGATGCGTTCATCAAGCTCGATCCCCGAACGCTGGTGCGCAATCCGGTGATGTTCACCACGGCCATTGTTGCCATGGTGGCGACGGTCATCCTGCTGCGCCACATGATCGCCGGTACGGGCGATCTGGCGTTCGAAGCACAACTGATATTCTGGCTGTGGCTGACCGTGTTGTTCGGCAATTTCGCCGAAGCGCTGGCAGAGGGGCGTGGCAAGGCGCAGGCGCAAAGCCTGCGCGCGACCAAGGACCAGCTCGTCGCGCTGCGCATCGGTAAGAATGGCGCGACCGAGGAAGTGCCTGCGACGCTGTTGCGGCAAGGCGATGTGGTGTTGGTCACGCAGGGGAGGCAGATCCCGGCCGATGGCGAAGTCGTCGCAGGCGTCGCCTCCGTCAACGAAGCTGCGATCACCGGCGAGAGTGCGCCGGTGATCCGCGAGGCAGGCGGGGACCGGTCGGCCGTGACGGCTGGCACGACCGTCCTGTCCGATCAAATCCAGGTCAAGGTGACAGCGGAACCGGGCAGCGGCTTTCTCGATCGGATGATCGCGCTGGTCGAAGGCGCGAGCCGCCAGAAGACGCCGAATGAGATTGCACTGACGATCCTGCTCACCGGTCTGACGCTAATCTTTCTCGTCGCGGTGGGGACGCTCCCGGCCTTTGCCGCTTATGCGGGCGGCGTGCTCTCCGTGCCGGTGCTGATCGCGCTTTTCGTCGCGCTGATCCCCACCACCATATCGGGACTGTTGTCCGCCATCGGCATTGCGGGCATGGACCGGCTGATCCGTTTCAACGTGCTGGCCAAATCAGGCCGAGCCGTTGAGGCGGCGGGCGACATCGGCACATTGCTGCTCGACAAAACCGGCACGATCACCATCGGGGACCGGCAGGCGAGCGAGTTCGTACCGCTGCCCGGCGTGGCGCAGGCGGATCTGATCGCCGCAGCGCGGATCGCCAGCCTGTCCGACACCACGCCGGAGGGCCGGTCGATCGTGACGCTGGCGGGAGACGGCGACGCCCTGCCCGCCGACGCTGTGCCGGTGGGCTTCACCGCGCAGACGCGGGTGAGCGGGATCGACCTGCCGGGGCGAAGCATCCGCAAAGGGGCCGTGGATGCGGTCCTCAAGCTGGGCGACTTCCCCGAAGACATCGTCCGCGCGCTCAGGAAGATTACCGATCGCATCGCGCAGGCGGGCGGCACGCCGCTGGCGGTGGTGGAGAATGGCCGACTGCTGGGTGCGGTGCATCTCAAGGATGTGATCAAAGCGGGTATCCGCGAACGCTTTGGCGAGTTGCGGCGCATGGGCATCCGCACGGTCATGATCACCGGTGACAATCCGTTGACGGCGGCGGCAATCGCGGCGGAAGCCGGGGTCGATGACTTCCTGGCCGAAGCGACGCCGGAGGATAAGCTCGCCTATATCCGCAAGGAACAGGCGGAGGGCAAGCTGGTCGCCATGTGCGGCGATGGTACCAATGACGCGCCTGCGCTGGCTCAGTCCGACGTCGGTGTCGCGATGAATACGGGCACGCAGGCAGCGCGCGAGGCCGGCAATATGGTCGATCTGGACAGCGATCCGACCAAGTTGATCGAGGTGGTGGGCATCGGCAAGCAATTGCTCATGACGCGCGGGGCGCTGACCACCTTCTCGATCGCCAATGATGTCGCCAAATATTTCGCGATCCTGCCCGCTATTTTCGTGGTGCTGTATCCGTCGCTTGGCGTGCTCAACCTGATGGGACTGGCCAATCCGTCGAGCGCCATCCTCTCGGCGATCATCTTCAACGCGCTCATCATTCCGCTGCTGGTGCCGCTCGCGCTCCGGGGTGTGGCCTATCGTCCGATGCCCGCGGCCAGCCAGTTGCTCCACAATCTGGGCATCTATGGCGCGGGCGGCGTGATCGCCCCCTTCATCGGCATCAAGCTCATCGACCTCGCCGTCGCCGGCCTCGGCCTGGTTTGA
- the kdpF gene encoding K(+)-transporting ATPase subunit F — MTFDFALAGLVALGLLGYLIAVLIRPERF; from the coding sequence ATGACGTTCGACTTTGCCCTTGCTGGTCTGGTGGCGTTGGGCCTGCTGGGCTATCTGATCGCCGTACTGATCCGGCCGGAGCGCTTCTGA
- a CDS encoding beta-galactosidase, whose translation MPDIDRRAALTATGLVALGAALPAPAVAQSPLALGAGKSGPPLKTGHLRMGTGTGPNGTIGLTNLTLLRDGQPWLPVMGEFHFTRLPARYWAEELRKMKAAGITIVASYILWNHVELAPGQIDWNGDRDIRRFIQLCDAEGLLFFLRPGPWGHAEARFGGIPDWIVAGTHPRSNDAAYLAEVERFWRSLHDQVRGLFWKDGGPIIGMQIENEYNLDGPGQGRAHIATLKSMAQKIGYDVPLYTVTGWDQTLYPKGEVVPVHGGYPDEPWSAKTTKLPPKENYLFRFDNRVSGDLGAQTRSNRRGDADSDMADTPFLGAEYGGGVPVMYRRRPLLDPKDVAAAVTTQVGSGVNLLGYYMFHGGANPLAHGRTLEETQRSGGYNDCPIIGYDFQAPIGQYGEVNPVNAALRPLHYFLGQYGDRLAPMAVQAPARLPSDKNDLQTLRWSVRSQGDSGFLFVNNHVRQYATPAHRGVQFTVQLTSGPVVLPSRPVTIATGDYFFWPIGLDLDGVLLCWATAQPVTRLADADGPIHVLIATAPGSVELAFPSGTRLSAPSRTEGPHVIADVPPAPDRLLTVTGADGRKVRLLLLDQMSARSLWVGDLSGQRRLVLTSADTMFGTDSLTLRQRGDPAFRYRMLPGRAGTATAKGLASRAIPFTRSRTPGTAPPIVIGGPANAAMQPLPEAHRAAAAFTFTPPRDALATGDAFLELDWRGDIGRLFDGMDMLDDAFWDGRVWRIGLKRFAERLGRPWTLTILPLRADAPIYLDDSARAKLPKAAQVAELLTLRLVPEYQLEIRA comes from the coding sequence ATGCCCGATATCGACAGGCGTGCCGCGCTTACCGCCACTGGTCTCGTTGCACTGGGAGCCGCCCTCCCCGCTCCCGCCGTCGCGCAATCGCCGCTGGCGCTCGGTGCCGGAAAGTCCGGCCCGCCGCTCAAAACGGGGCATCTGCGCATGGGCACCGGCACCGGCCCCAATGGCACGATCGGCCTCACCAACCTGACGCTGCTTCGGGATGGCCAGCCTTGGCTGCCGGTGATGGGTGAATTTCATTTCACCCGCTTGCCGGCCCGCTATTGGGCGGAAGAATTGCGCAAGATGAAGGCGGCGGGCATCACCATCGTCGCCAGTTATATATTGTGGAATCATGTGGAGCTGGCGCCGGGCCAGATCGACTGGAACGGCGACCGCGACATTCGTCGCTTCATCCAGCTTTGCGATGCCGAGGGATTGCTCTTTTTCCTGCGGCCCGGACCTTGGGGGCATGCCGAAGCGCGCTTTGGCGGCATCCCCGACTGGATCGTCGCAGGCACGCACCCGCGCAGCAATGATGCCGCTTATCTGGCAGAGGTCGAACGCTTTTGGCGCAGTCTTCATGACCAGGTAAGGGGTCTATTCTGGAAGGATGGCGGCCCGATTATCGGGATGCAGATCGAGAATGAATATAATCTCGATGGTCCGGGCCAGGGCCGCGCCCATATCGCTACGCTCAAAAGCATGGCGCAGAAGATCGGCTATGACGTGCCGCTCTATACGGTCACTGGCTGGGACCAGACGCTCTATCCCAAAGGCGAAGTCGTTCCCGTCCATGGCGGCTATCCTGATGAACCCTGGTCGGCCAAGACCACAAAGTTGCCGCCCAAGGAAAATTACCTGTTTCGCTTCGATAACCGGGTGAGCGGTGACCTTGGCGCGCAGACCCGAAGCAATCGCCGGGGCGACGCCGATAGCGATATGGCGGACACGCCCTTCCTGGGCGCCGAATATGGCGGCGGCGTGCCCGTCATGTATCGCCGCCGACCGCTGCTCGACCCCAAGGATGTGGCCGCCGCCGTCACCACGCAGGTCGGGTCGGGCGTCAATCTGCTGGGCTATTATATGTTCCACGGTGGGGCAAACCCGCTCGCGCATGGCCGCACCCTGGAAGAGACCCAGCGGTCGGGCGGCTATAATGACTGTCCGATCATCGGCTATGATTTTCAGGCGCCGATCGGCCAATATGGTGAGGTGAACCCGGTCAACGCTGCGCTGCGTCCGCTGCATTATTTCCTTGGGCAATATGGCGATCGGCTCGCACCCATGGCCGTTCAGGCCCCTGCCAGACTACCCAGCGACAAAAACGACCTACAAACGCTGCGCTGGTCGGTCCGGTCGCAGGGGGACAGCGGTTTCCTGTTCGTCAACAACCATGTCCGCCAATATGCCACCCCTGCCCATCGCGGCGTGCAGTTCACTGTCCAACTGACCAGTGGCCCAGTCGTCCTGCCGTCGCGGCCGGTCACGATTGCAACAGGCGACTATTTCTTCTGGCCGATCGGCCTGGACTTGGACGGCGTGTTGCTCTGCTGGGCCACCGCCCAGCCCGTCACTCGACTGGCCGATGCAGATGGCCCGATCCATGTGTTGATCGCCACTGCGCCAGGGTCCGTCGAACTCGCCTTCCCTTCGGGCACGCGCCTGTCCGCGCCATCGCGCACAGAAGGTCCGCACGTCATCGCCGATGTCCCGCCTGCCCCGGACCGGCTGCTGACCGTGACCGGAGCCGATGGCCGCAAGGTTCGGTTGCTTCTGCTCGATCAGATGTCCGCGCGCAGCCTGTGGGTTGGCGATCTGTCGGGCCAGCGCCGCCTTGTCCTGACGTCTGCCGACACGATGTTCGGAACTGACAGCCTGACCCTGCGCCAGCGCGGCGATCCCGCCTTCCGCTATCGCATGCTGCCCGGTCGCGCGGGCACGGCAACGGCGAAAGGCCTGGCATCCAGGGCCATCCCCTTTACCCGGAGCCGCACCCCCGGCACGGCACCGCCCATCGTCATCGGCGGCCCCGCCAACGCCGCGATGCAACCCCTGCCCGAAGCGCATCGCGCGGCCGCCGCCTTTACCTTCACGCCACCAAGGGATGCGCTGGCAACGGGCGACGCCTTTCTGGAGCTTGACTGGCGCGGCGACATAGGTCGCCTGTTCGACGGCATGGATATGCTGGACGATGCCTTTTGGGACGGCCGCGTCTGGCGCATCGGCCTCAAGCGCTTCGCCGAACGGTTGGGGCGACCATGGACATTGACCATCCTACCGCTACGTGCAGACGCACCCATCTATCTGGACGATAGCGCCCGCGCGAAACTGCCAAAAGCGGCCCAAGTTGCGGAGTTGCTCACCCTTCGCCTCGTCCCCGAATATCAGTTGGAGATCCGCGCATGA
- a CDS encoding glycoside hydrolase family 43 protein codes for MNRRDFTLGAGALALTACTTRPVVGADPLVFAYFTTGKGEADGLKLATSDDGFTFRPLAGGRSLLVPQVGEKKLLRDPFLFRDGALYHLLWTTAWEGVTIGHATSRDLVHWSPQQAIPVMATIVGTRNCWAPEAIYDPRARHWLLFWSSTVTGRYRETEGTSESGYNHRLWSTTTRDFTTFSPPQPLYDSGFSVIDGSFAHAPNGSLHLIVKDETVSPPRKWLRSAPAHSPSGPFGALSAPFSPAWVEGPMTARIGDALVCYYDIYKEGRWGAAMTRDMATWQDVSDRLALPTGARHGSLLRVPRGVIDAIENE; via the coding sequence GTGAACCGCCGCGACTTCACGTTGGGCGCTGGGGCGCTGGCGCTCACCGCCTGCACCACGCGCCCGGTGGTCGGGGCAGATCCGTTGGTGTTCGCCTATTTCACGACCGGGAAGGGCGAGGCGGATGGTCTGAAACTGGCTACCAGCGACGATGGCTTCACCTTTCGCCCATTGGCGGGCGGGCGCAGCCTGTTGGTGCCGCAAGTCGGCGAGAAGAAGCTGTTGCGCGATCCCTTCCTGTTTCGGGACGGAGCCCTCTATCATCTGCTGTGGACCACCGCCTGGGAGGGCGTGACGATCGGCCATGCCACCAGTCGCGACCTCGTCCACTGGTCGCCGCAGCAGGCTATTCCGGTCATGGCGACCATAGTCGGTACGCGCAATTGCTGGGCACCCGAAGCCATCTATGATCCGCGCGCGCGGCACTGGCTGCTCTTCTGGTCCAGCACGGTCACCGGCCGCTACCGCGAAACCGAAGGCACGTCGGAATCAGGGTACAACCATCGCCTCTGGTCCACCACTACGCGCGACTTCACGACCTTTTCCCCGCCGCAACCGCTCTATGATTCCGGTTTCAGCGTCATCGACGGCAGTTTTGCGCACGCGCCGAACGGCAGCCTGCACCTGATCGTCAAGGATGAGACGGTGTCGCCACCGCGCAAATGGTTGCGCAGCGCACCTGCCCACAGTCCGTCCGGCCCTTTTGGCGCGCTGTCCGCCCCTTTCTCCCCCGCCTGGGTCGAAGGGCCGATGACCGCGCGCATCGGCGATGCGCTGGTCTGCTATTACGACATTTACAAGGAAGGCCGCTGGGGCGCAGCCATGACCCGCGACATGGCGACATGGCAGGATGTCAGCGATCGGCTGGCGCTGCCAACAGGCGCGCGCCACGGCTCGTTGCTTCGCGTGCCGCGTGGAGTGATCGACGCGATCGAGAACGAATAG
- a CDS encoding potassium-transporting ATPase subunit C has translation MAYLIPSLRLWLVTLLVCVVGYTLLVLTFAQSVAPFRANGSIIIVDGRAVGSELVAQKFTSDRYFWPRPSAADYDAMGAAGSNLSPTSETLAKRAADTVARYGATPANPVPADLVAASGGGLDPHISRGGALYQVRRVARARGIDPAAVARLVNDGAIVPGGPFAPDPIVNVLQLNLALDRVKP, from the coding sequence ATGGCCTATCTCATTCCCTCGCTCCGCCTGTGGCTGGTGACGCTGCTTGTTTGCGTTGTCGGCTACACGCTGCTCGTTCTCACCTTCGCGCAGAGCGTCGCGCCGTTCCGGGCCAATGGATCGATCATCATAGTCGATGGCCGGGCGGTCGGCAGCGAACTGGTCGCGCAAAAATTTACGTCCGACCGTTATTTCTGGCCGCGCCCCTCGGCCGCCGATTATGATGCCATGGGCGCGGCGGGTAGCAACCTGTCGCCGACCAGCGAGACACTGGCCAAGCGGGCCGCCGACACCGTCGCGCGCTATGGGGCAACGCCCGCCAATCCTGTACCGGCCGATCTGGTGGCGGCGTCCGGCGGCGGTCTGGACCCGCATATCTCGCGCGGTGGGGCACTGTATCAGGTGCGGCGGGTAGCGCGCGCGCGCGGTATCGATCCAGCGGCGGTGGCGCGGCTGGTCAATGATGGCGCGATCGTGCCGGGTGGCCCCTTCGCGCCCGACCCGATCGTCAATGTGCTGCAACTCAATCTGGCGCTGGATCGCGTGAAGCCATAG